In one Neobacillus sp. WH10 genomic region, the following are encoded:
- the groES gene encoding co-chaperone GroES: MLRPLGDRIVIELVESEEKTASGIVLPDSAKEKPQEGKVVAVGTGRVLESGERVALEVAVGDRIIFSKYAGTEVKYEGTEYLLLRENDILAVIGE; encoded by the coding sequence TTGTTAAGACCATTAGGTGATCGCATTGTCATTGAGCTTGTTGAATCAGAAGAAAAAACTGCAAGCGGTATCGTATTACCGGATTCAGCGAAGGAAAAGCCTCAGGAAGGAAAAGTTGTTGCCGTTGGTACTGGCCGCGTACTTGAAAGCGGAGAACGCGTAGCACTTGAAGTTGCTGTAGGCGACCGCATTATCTTCTCAAAATACGCTGGTACTGAAGTGAAATACGAAGGTACAGAATATTTACTTTTACGTGAAAACGATATCCTTGCTGTTATTGGTGAGTAG
- the groL gene encoding chaperonin GroEL (60 kDa chaperone family; promotes refolding of misfolded polypeptides especially under stressful conditions; forms two stacked rings of heptamers to form a barrel-shaped 14mer; ends can be capped by GroES; misfolded proteins enter the barrel where they are refolded when GroES binds), producing the protein MAKEIKYSEDARRAMLRGVDALADTVKVTLGPKGRNVVLEKKFGSPLITNDGVTIAKEIELEDAFENMGAKLVAEVASKTNDVAGDGTTTATVLAQAMIREGLKNVTAGANPMGIRKGIEKAVAVAVEELKTISKQIEGKESIAQVAAISSDDKEVGQLIAEAMERVGNDGVITIEESKGFTTELDVVEGMQFDRGYTSAYMVTNTDKMEAVLENPYILITDKKISSIQEILPVLEQVVQQSKPLLLIAEDVEGEALSTLVVNKLRGTFNAVAVKAPGFGDRRKAMLEDIAALTGGEVITEELGRELKTTTIDSLGRATKVVVTKENTTIVEGAGETSEIQARVNQIRVQLEETTSEFDREKLQERLAKLAGGVAVIKVGAATETELKERKLRIEDALNATRAAVEEGIVSGGGVALLNVYSKVAALQEEGDIATGINIVLRAMEEPVRTIAQNAGLEGSVIVDRLKREAVGTGFNAATGEWVNMIEAGIVDPTKVTRSALQNAASVAAMFLTTEAVVADKPEPAGAPMMPDMGGMGGMGGMM; encoded by the coding sequence ATGGCTAAAGAGATTAAGTATAGTGAAGATGCGCGCCGCGCAATGCTACGTGGTGTTGATGCCCTAGCAGATACAGTAAAAGTTACTCTTGGACCTAAAGGACGCAACGTGGTTCTTGAGAAAAAATTTGGTTCACCGCTTATCACGAATGACGGTGTAACAATCGCAAAAGAAATCGAATTAGAAGATGCATTCGAAAACATGGGTGCTAAGCTTGTTGCTGAAGTAGCAAGCAAAACAAACGATGTTGCCGGTGACGGTACAACAACTGCAACTGTTCTTGCACAAGCGATGATCCGCGAAGGCTTAAAGAACGTTACAGCTGGTGCTAACCCAATGGGGATCCGTAAAGGGATTGAAAAGGCAGTCGCTGTTGCAGTTGAAGAATTAAAAACGATTTCTAAACAAATTGAAGGTAAAGAGTCAATCGCTCAAGTAGCTGCGATTTCTTCAGATGATAAAGAAGTTGGCCAATTAATTGCGGAAGCAATGGAGCGTGTTGGCAACGATGGTGTTATCACAATCGAAGAATCTAAAGGCTTCACAACTGAATTAGATGTTGTTGAAGGTATGCAATTCGACCGCGGCTACACTTCTGCTTACATGGTAACTAATACTGACAAAATGGAAGCTGTATTAGAAAATCCATATATCTTAATCACAGACAAGAAGATTTCTAGCATTCAAGAAATCCTTCCTGTACTTGAGCAAGTAGTACAACAAAGCAAGCCATTATTATTAATTGCTGAAGATGTTGAAGGTGAAGCACTTTCTACATTAGTAGTGAATAAGCTTCGTGGTACATTCAATGCTGTGGCTGTTAAAGCTCCTGGCTTCGGTGACCGCCGTAAAGCAATGCTTGAAGATATCGCTGCATTAACTGGCGGTGAAGTTATTACTGAAGAGCTTGGCCGTGAATTAAAAACTACTACAATCGATTCTTTAGGTCGCGCTACTAAAGTGGTTGTTACAAAAGAAAATACTACGATCGTTGAAGGTGCAGGAGAGACTTCTGAAATTCAAGCTCGTGTAAACCAAATCCGTGTTCAATTAGAAGAAACTACTTCTGAATTTGACCGTGAAAAATTGCAAGAGCGCTTAGCTAAATTAGCTGGCGGTGTAGCAGTTATCAAAGTTGGTGCTGCAACTGAAACAGAATTAAAAGAGCGTAAACTTCGTATCGAAGACGCATTGAACGCAACTCGTGCTGCTGTTGAAGAAGGTATCGTATCCGGTGGTGGTGTAGCCCTTCTTAACGTATACAGCAAAGTTGCTGCACTTCAAGAAGAAGGCGATATCGCTACAGGTATCAACATCGTATTACGTGCAATGGAAGAGCCAGTTCGCACAATCGCACAAAACGCTGGTCTTGAAGGATCTGTCATTGTTGACCGCTTAAAGCGCGAAGCAGTTGGCACAGGCTTCAACGCAGCAACTGGCGAGTGGGTAAACATGATCGAAGCTGGTATCGTTGACCCAACTAAAGTAACTCGTTCAGCTCTTCAAAATGCTGCATCTGTAGCTGCTATGTTCTTAACAACTGAAGCAGTTGTTGCTGACAAACCAGAACCAGCTGGTGCACCTATGATGCCTGATATGGGCGGCATGGGTGGAATGGGCGGCATGATGTAA
- a CDS encoding efflux RND transporter permease subunit: MSLLTKWAFKNKAALIVVVILSLVMGVVSYFTLPMEFLPEADNPQVTVVTLGQGYDSKTMVDEVTTPIENAVTAVKGKTNVYSTTGDGYSQINISFDSKTKMKEAKAEVEENINQISMPEGVQKPKVVQLNTNQIPIAQVSLTFSNGLTKENMEKAAKQIEPKFKSLDGIGSVTLYGKTDPRVVIQLDNAKMAAAHIPLQSVMGVLQGQNLAVSIGEKPIDGKMSNLKVIGNINSIEAINNLTIPLPIPNAPKVKLGDIATVKQESNQESITRINGKEALVLVITKAANASAVTVGKKITEEAKKISKEVSGAKADVVFATSDMVQHSVNSMMKEVLMGALFATIVIVLFLRNIRSTFITIISIPLSLGITLFLLWKSGITLNILTLGGVAVAVGRLVDDSIVVIENIFRKTQEKEFNKATVLEAVKEVATAITSSTLTTVAVFLPMGLIQGSLRSFIYPFALTITYSLLASLVVALTVVPLMSLGMLKKAKLPAHKQPVRYMKVLRWSLNHKFIPILLAVIFFVGSIGLYFAMPKGAIDAKNAENVVIQLTFPSQTPIDTVKNRAIEFEKKVQDLDGYKYLITQAGTNSDAAAWGQVSNPTEATYTVIMKDGADADKFMKGVKKLKNEFSEADLSVSAGSMMGSFSSSEITLDLVGKKTPDLIDASNKVMDSIKGIKGVNKVTSNQEETKPVYTIKVDSNVTNTQQIATQLHALMNQTPIGTVKINEKDTVVYLNAGFNPTSKADLENSKIMTETGVVSLSTIASIDKSEQSSTILHKDGDQYLRVSALVDSDKLSVVSDKINKATKDLKLPKGVKLATGGATDQQSSDFADLGLTMLASIGLVYLIMVITFKNLRTPIAILMTLPLASIGAILGLLITGVSIDPTALFGALMLIGIVVTNAIVLIDRVKQNEEHMIIREAIIEGAATRIRPILMTAVATICAMLPILFGDPETGSLVSKGLAVVVIGGLTVATLLTLVIVPVFYELLYFRKSKKQRLSRDK; encoded by the coding sequence ATGTCTTTACTTACAAAATGGGCCTTTAAAAATAAAGCGGCTTTAATAGTCGTTGTTATTTTATCGTTAGTAATGGGAGTTGTAAGTTACTTTACACTTCCCATGGAATTCTTGCCAGAAGCGGATAATCCACAAGTTACGGTGGTGACACTTGGGCAGGGATATGATTCGAAAACAATGGTGGATGAAGTCACTACACCAATTGAGAATGCCGTAACAGCTGTTAAAGGAAAAACCAATGTATATTCAACGACAGGTGATGGGTACTCACAGATCAACATTTCCTTCGATTCCAAAACAAAAATGAAGGAAGCAAAGGCTGAGGTTGAAGAAAATATCAATCAAATCAGCATGCCTGAAGGGGTGCAAAAGCCTAAAGTTGTTCAACTTAATACAAACCAAATTCCTATTGCTCAAGTTTCTTTAACATTTAGCAATGGATTAACAAAAGAAAATATGGAAAAGGCTGCAAAACAAATTGAGCCTAAATTTAAATCTTTAGATGGAATTGGCAGTGTTACTTTATATGGGAAAACAGACCCAAGAGTCGTAATCCAATTGGATAATGCGAAAATGGCAGCTGCCCATATCCCGCTTCAATCAGTGATGGGGGTTCTCCAAGGACAGAATTTGGCTGTATCTATTGGAGAAAAGCCGATTGATGGAAAAATGTCCAACTTGAAGGTTATTGGAAATATCAATAGTATAGAAGCAATCAATAATCTAACCATTCCGTTACCTATACCTAATGCACCAAAAGTAAAATTAGGCGATATTGCAACAGTGAAACAGGAATCGAATCAGGAAAGCATTACTCGTATAAATGGGAAAGAAGCTCTAGTTCTTGTAATAACAAAGGCTGCTAATGCAAGTGCTGTGACCGTTGGGAAAAAGATTACAGAAGAAGCCAAAAAAATCTCTAAAGAGGTTTCAGGTGCAAAGGCAGATGTTGTTTTTGCTACATCTGACATGGTTCAGCATTCAGTCAATAGCATGATGAAAGAAGTTTTAATGGGAGCACTTTTTGCAACAATCGTCATTGTTTTATTCTTAAGAAATATCCGTTCAACCTTCATTACGATTATTTCGATTCCACTTTCATTAGGAATTACCCTATTTTTATTATGGAAATCAGGAATCACCCTAAACATTTTGACCCTTGGCGGGGTTGCTGTAGCAGTTGGCCGTTTAGTAGATGATAGTATCGTAGTGATTGAGAACATTTTTAGAAAAACACAAGAAAAAGAGTTTAATAAAGCTACTGTTCTAGAGGCAGTAAAAGAAGTGGCGACAGCTATTACTTCTTCAACGCTCACAACGGTCGCGGTTTTCTTGCCTATGGGATTAATTCAGGGTTCTCTTAGAAGCTTTATTTATCCATTTGCATTAACCATCACCTATTCATTGCTTGCTTCACTTGTAGTAGCATTAACGGTTGTTCCATTAATGAGTTTAGGTATGCTGAAAAAAGCAAAGCTGCCTGCACATAAGCAGCCAGTGCGGTATATGAAAGTATTAAGATGGTCCCTTAACCATAAATTCATTCCTATCTTGCTAGCTGTTATCTTCTTTGTAGGATCCATTGGCCTTTATTTTGCCATGCCAAAGGGAGCCATTGATGCTAAAAATGCAGAAAATGTAGTGATTCAATTAACATTCCCAAGTCAAACCCCAATAGATACAGTCAAAAACAGGGCAATTGAATTTGAAAAGAAAGTCCAAGACCTTGATGGATATAAATATCTCATCACTCAAGCTGGAACAAATTCAGATGCAGCAGCATGGGGTCAGGTAAGCAACCCGACTGAAGCAACATATACAGTAATCATGAAAGATGGCGCTGATGCGGACAAATTTATGAAAGGCGTTAAAAAACTCAAAAATGAGTTTTCAGAGGCGGACCTTTCTGTTTCAGCAGGTTCTATGATGGGATCTTTTTCAAGCTCTGAAATTACCCTAGACCTTGTTGGTAAAAAGACTCCAGATCTAATTGATGCATCCAATAAGGTAATGGATAGTATCAAGGGAATTAAAGGGGTAAACAAGGTTACAAGCAACCAAGAAGAAACAAAACCTGTTTATACGATAAAAGTTGATTCAAATGTGACAAATACACAGCAGATAGCGACACAACTTCATGCTCTAATGAATCAAACACCAATTGGAACAGTGAAAATAAACGAGAAAGACACTGTAGTGTACCTGAATGCAGGCTTTAATCCAACATCAAAGGCGGATTTAGAAAACAGTAAAATCATGACTGAAACAGGTGTTGTTTCACTTAGCACTATTGCATCTATTGATAAAAGTGAACAATCAAGTACGATTCTTCATAAAGATGGCGATCAATACTTGCGTGTAAGTGCTCTTGTAGATTCTGATAAACTTTCAGTCGTATCGGACAAAATTAATAAAGCTACAAAAGACCTTAAGCTGCCTAAAGGAGTTAAGCTTGCCACAGGCGGGGCAACAGACCAACAATCAAGCGACTTTGCTGACTTAGGATTAACCATGCTGGCATCCATTGGCCTCGTATATTTGATAATGGTTATTACCTTCAAAAACTTACGGACACCAATTGCAATCTTAATGACTTTACCGCTTGCTTCCATTGGAGCGATTTTAGGATTGTTAATTACAGGTGTATCCATTGACCCTACCGCATTGTTTGGAGCATTAATGCTCATCGGAATTGTTGTTACTAACGCTATTGTCCTAATTGACAGGGTTAAACAAAATGAGGAACATATGATCATAAGAGAAGCGATTATTGAGGGTGCAGCAACCCGGATAAGACCAATCTTAATGACAGCAGTAGCTACAATTTGTGCGATGCTGCCAATTCTATTTGGTGATCCAGAAACAGGATCCCTTGTGTCAAAAGGTTTAGCAGTCGTTGTAATTGGCGGTCTAACAGTGGCAACCCTGCTGACATTAGTCATCGTACCAGTGTTCTATGAGCTACTTTATTTTAGAAAATCTAAAAAGCAAAGATTAAGTAGGGATAAATAA
- a CDS encoding amino acid permease, producing the protein MGETQELKRSLKNRHIQLIALGGAIGTGLFYGSASTIGLVGPAVMLSYALGGFFIFLVMRCMGEMTVHTPVSGAFSAFAYKYWGDMAGFISGWNYWFCYVAVSMAEITAVGIYVNYWFPDIPQWVSGFVMFLIITGINLIGVKAFGEIEFWGAIIKVLAVIVMILFGLAIIFFGFGHGGEAIGFSNLWEHGGFLPKGFKGLMLSLVVVTFAFGGVELIGITAGEAENPDKTIPKAINQVLYRILIFYVGSMLVLVTLFPWDKVGLKGSPFVMIFEQLGIPAAASILNIIVLTATFSAYNSCLYSNARMLFGLAEQGNAPKFLKKVGKTGVPAYCVLFSSGIVGIAVILNAYLPGQVFGIVMSIAVLAIIINWIMILITHNKFRRIIGPSEAGLLKFKMPFYPISNYVTLAYLGLLIVLMWFLPDFRVSLYLAPVWLGILVVAYKIKRGKGMNNSEYLKEAN; encoded by the coding sequence ATGGGGGAAACCCAAGAATTGAAAAGAAGCCTCAAAAACAGGCATATCCAGTTGATCGCTCTTGGAGGAGCAATCGGGACAGGTTTGTTTTATGGCTCGGCATCAACCATCGGGCTTGTGGGACCGGCGGTAATGTTATCGTATGCACTCGGCGGATTTTTTATTTTCCTTGTTATGCGCTGCATGGGTGAAATGACTGTACATACACCTGTTTCCGGTGCGTTTAGTGCGTTTGCTTATAAATATTGGGGAGACATGGCAGGATTTATTTCCGGCTGGAACTATTGGTTCTGTTATGTAGCTGTATCGATGGCTGAAATAACGGCGGTGGGGATTTATGTCAACTATTGGTTCCCTGATATTCCGCAGTGGGTTTCCGGATTTGTAATGTTCCTGATTATTACCGGAATAAACCTAATTGGAGTAAAAGCTTTTGGCGAAATAGAATTTTGGGGAGCCATTATTAAGGTTTTAGCCGTTATTGTTATGATTCTTTTCGGCCTTGCGATCATTTTCTTCGGCTTTGGACATGGCGGAGAAGCGATTGGGTTTTCGAATCTGTGGGAACACGGAGGATTCCTGCCAAAGGGATTTAAAGGATTAATGCTGTCCTTGGTAGTCGTAACCTTTGCGTTTGGCGGTGTCGAGCTGATTGGTATTACTGCCGGCGAAGCGGAAAACCCTGATAAAACGATTCCAAAAGCCATCAATCAGGTGCTTTACCGCATCCTTATTTTCTATGTTGGTTCCATGCTTGTATTGGTAACTTTATTCCCTTGGGATAAAGTAGGCTTAAAGGGAAGTCCTTTCGTAATGATTTTTGAACAGTTGGGAATTCCAGCTGCTGCATCCATTCTAAATATTATCGTACTTACTGCAACATTTTCTGCTTATAACAGCTGCTTGTATAGTAATGCCCGCATGCTTTTTGGACTTGCAGAACAAGGCAACGCACCGAAATTCTTGAAAAAGGTTGGAAAAACAGGCGTTCCTGCTTATTGCGTATTATTCTCATCAGGTATTGTCGGTATAGCAGTTATTTTAAACGCCTATTTACCAGGACAAGTATTTGGGATTGTCATGTCTATTGCAGTTCTAGCCATTATTATTAACTGGATTATGATTCTAATCACTCATAATAAGTTTAGAAGAATCATTGGCCCTAGTGAAGCAGGGCTATTAAAGTTTAAAATGCCTTTCTACCCGATTTCCAATTATGTAACATTGGCCTATTTGGGATTGCTGATCGTATTAATGTGGTTCCTGCCGGATTTCCGCGTATCGCTTTACCTTGCTCCAGTTTGGTTAGGAATTCTAGTTGTGGCCTATAAAATTAAGCGCGGCAAAGGAATGAACAATAGCGAATATCTTAAGGAAGCTAATTAG